A region from the Ichthyobacterium seriolicida genome encodes:
- a CDS encoding transposase, whose product MKRFQKGELDSHLDYSKYEQSKNTNFRNGYSTNNVRTSLEESKIKVPRDRDSSFNPMLTPKRHYPVKCVKFIFRKKNPRYFLKKTN is encoded by the coding sequence TTGAAAAGATTCCAGAAGGGGGAATTAGATTCACATTTGGATTATTCTAAATATGAGCAATCAAAGAATACAAATTTTCGCAATGGATATTCTACAAATAATGTTAGGACATCATTAGAAGAGAGCAAGATTAAAGTTCCAAGAGATAGAGATTCTTCTTTTAATCCTATGTTAACCCCTAAACGACACTATCCTGTAAAGTGTGTAAAGTTTATATTTAGGAAAAAAAATCCTAGATATTTTTTAAAAAAAACTAATTAA